The proteins below come from a single Pichia kudriavzevii chromosome 2, complete sequence genomic window:
- a CDS encoding uncharacterized protein (PKUD0B06220; similar to Saccharomyces cerevisiae YLR250W (SSP120); ancestral locus Anc_1.393) — MYLKRKMWNSLILMIFSVNSFFNLANAHGDHHINYNSKEEYNEQIPPEFEGSWERWHMFHEHQLDEFTPDVFFRIHAVSEGQNVLTSNDILRMYGLQRDEIVGQGDGMGGHDDSELVSPQLKDKVVSTVMNLMDKDGDGTISLDEYLNFATDGGEFPDFGIGPGHEYDFEEEYEKHHWLEFHANEDPDINIVHKEDVEHELLHHFHEIEHDDEDMHENPNGKKHNVRKPILVKNIPPMFQY; from the coding sequence ATGTAtctgaaaaggaaaatgtGGAATAGCTTAATCctaatgattttttcagtcaactcatttttcaatttagCAAATGCCCATGGAGATCACCATATAAACTACAATTCCAAGGAAGAGTACAACGAACAGATACCTCCAGAGTTTGAAGGATCATGGGAACGCTGGCACATGTTCCATGAACACCAGCTTGATGAGTTTACTCctgatgttttctttcGGATTCATGCCGTTTCAGAAGGACAGAACGTTCTCACGTCCAACGATATTTTGAGGATGTACGGTTTACAGAGGGATGAGATTGTTGGCCAAGGTGACGGTATGGGAGGCCACGACGACAGTGAATTGGTGTCCCCACAACTGAAGGACAAGGTGGTGTCTACGGTGATGAATCTGATGGATAAAGACGGAGATGGCACTATCAGTTTGGACGAGTACTTGAATTTTGCGACAGATGGGGGTGAGTTTCCCGATTTTGGGATTGGTCCTGGTCATGaatatgattttgaagaggAATACGAAAAACACCATTGGCTAGAATTTCATGCAAACGAAGATCCTGATATCAATATTGTCCATAAAGAAGATGTGGAGCACGagcttcttcatcatttccATGAAATCGAACACGACGATGAAGATATGCATGAGAATCCTAATGGAAAGAAACACAATGTACGTAAACCAATATTAGTCAAAAATATCCCTCCAATGTTTCAATATTAG